One Thermodesulfobacteriota bacterium DNA window includes the following coding sequences:
- a CDS encoding nucleotidyltransferase domain-containing protein gives MGKTGEILSIEEIRVGLAPIFEEKGLKLVLVFGSVVSGKVHKRSDIDLAFLFDDRPDMLELTNRVIRLLKTDRVDVVDLGRANPLLKFLAARGGRVLYERSPGLFSEFYSLAFRRYVDTKKLRDAQRTAITDFLESRGLA, from the coding sequence ATGGGAAAGACGGGGGAAATACTCTCGATAGAGGAGATACGGGTGGGGCTCGCCCCGATCTTCGAGGAAAAGGGCCTGAAACTCGTCCTGGTCTTCGGCTCGGTCGTCTCGGGCAAGGTGCACAAGCGGAGCGACATAGACCTCGCGTTCCTTTTCGACGACCGGCCGGACATGCTGGAGCTCACCAACCGGGTCATAAGGCTGCTTAAAACGGACAGGGTCGACGTCGTCGACCTCGGGCGCGCGAACCCGCTCCTTAAGTTCCTGGCGGCCCGCGGCGGCCGGGTCCTCTACGAGCGCTCCCCCGGCCTCTTCAGCGAGTTCTACTCGCTCGCGTTCAGGAGGTACGTCGACACGAAAAAGCTCCGCGATGCGCAGCGCACCGCGATAACCGACTTTCTCGAATCAAGGGGGCTTGCATGA